A window of Mus pahari chromosome 7, PAHARI_EIJ_v1.1, whole genome shotgun sequence contains these coding sequences:
- the Fcf1 gene encoding rRNA-processing protein FCF1 homolog, with the protein MGKQKKTRKYAAMKRMLSLRDERLKEKDRLKPKKKEKKDPSALKEREVPQHPSCLFFQYNTQLGPPYHILVDTNFINFSIKAKLDLVQSMMDCLYAKCIPCITDCVMAEIEKLGQKYRVALRIAKDPRFDRLPCTHKGTYADDCLVQRVTQHKCYIVATVDRDLKRRIRKIPGVPIMYISNHRYNIERMPDDYGAPRF; encoded by the exons ATG gggaagcaaaagaaaacaaggaaatatgCGGCTATGAAGCGAATGCTTAGTCTCAGAGACGAGCGACT TAAAGAAAAGGATAGGttgaagcctaagaagaaagagaagaaagatccGAGCGCcctgaaggaaagagaagt ccCCCAGCATCCTTCCTGCTTGTTCTTCCAGTATAATACACAGCTGGGTCCACCTTACCACATCCTTGTCGATACCAACTTCATCAACTTTTCTATTAAGGCCAAACTGGACTTAGTGCAGTCAATGATGGACTGTCTGTATGCCAAGT GTATCCCTTGTATAACTGATTGTGTAATGGCTGAAATTGAGAAATTGGGACAGAAGTATCGTGTAGCACTAAG AATCGCCAAGGATCCACGGTTTGACCGAttgccatgcacacacaaaggaacCTACGCTGACGACTGCTTGGTACAGAGAGTAACTCAG CACAAGTGTTACATTGTGGCCACAGTTGACCGTGACCTCAAACGAAGAATCCGGAAGATCCCTGGCGTCCCTATCATGTACATTTCTAACCACAG ATACAACATCGAGCGGATGCCAGATGATTATGGGGCCCCTCGCTTCTAA